In Candidatus Sedimenticola sp. (ex Thyasira tokunagai), the following proteins share a genomic window:
- a CDS encoding dihydroorotate dehydrogenase → MTTSTDSPLAVDFCGLNFATPLVLLSGCVGFGEEYTRVKGFSNRDAGAICLKGTTLEPRLGNQPHRVYETPEGMLNAIGLQNPGVTKVVEEILPSLDFSETRFIANVSGSSVEEYEEVTRRFDDSPIDAIEINISCPNVKEGGVAFGNDPAMSARVVEACRRATNKPLITKLSPNQTDIAANAKGCIEAGSDAFSVINTLMGMAIDIDSRSPIIGNNQGGLSGPAIKPVALLKVHQVYQVCRDHGIPIIGQGGVTCAEDALEFIIAGASAVGVGTALFYDPLVCTKINQGINDYLERHQLQSVMQLTGSLQLNTPKLPRCGC, encoded by the coding sequence ATGACAACTTCCACTGACTCACCTCTCGCCGTTGACTTCTGCGGGCTCAATTTTGCCACACCGCTGGTACTGCTCTCCGGCTGCGTCGGCTTCGGCGAAGAGTATACCCGAGTAAAGGGTTTTTCCAATCGTGATGCCGGCGCCATCTGCCTCAAGGGCACCACCCTGGAGCCACGCCTCGGTAATCAGCCACACCGCGTCTATGAGACCCCGGAGGGTATGCTCAACGCCATCGGCCTGCAGAATCCGGGAGTGACCAAAGTGGTGGAGGAGATCCTCCCCTCTCTCGATTTTTCTGAGACCCGCTTTATCGCCAATGTCTCCGGCTCCAGTGTTGAGGAGTATGAGGAGGTGACACGACGTTTTGACGATTCGCCTATCGACGCCATCGAGATCAATATCTCCTGTCCAAACGTCAAGGAGGGTGGAGTTGCCTTCGGTAACGACCCGGCAATGTCCGCCCGAGTGGTCGAAGCCTGTCGCCGCGCCACCAACAAGCCGCTGATCACCAAGCTCTCTCCCAATCAGACCGATATCGCCGCCAATGCCAAAGGGTGTATCGAGGCGGGCAGTGATGCCTTTTCCGTGATTAACACCCTGATGGGTATGGCCATCGATATCGACAGCCGTTCACCGATTATCGGTAATAATCAGGGGGGGCTCTCGGGGCCTGCGATCAAGCCCGTCGCCCTGCTAAAGGTACACCAGGTCTATCAGGTGTGCCGCGACCACGGCATTCCGATCATTGGTCAGGGTGGTGTCACCTGTGCCGAGGATGCTCTTGAGTTCATCATTGCCGGCGCCAGTGCCGTTGGCGTGGGTACGGCTCTCTTCTACGACCCACTGGTCTGTACAAAAATTAATCAGGGAATCAATGACTACCTGGAGCGCCATCAGCTTCAGTCTGTCATGCAACTCACCGGCAGCCTGCAGTTGAATACACCGAAGCTGCCACGCTGTGGCTGCTGA
- the trmL gene encoding tRNA (uridine(34)/cytosine(34)/5-carboxymethylaminomethyluridine(34)-2'-O)-methyltransferase TrmL, with translation MFNVVLYQPEIPPNTGNIIRLCANSGSTLHLIHPLGFQLEDKQLRRAGLDYHDLACVREHQSLEEVTAEAKAGRLFACSTRGGCSYAEVAYQPGDLLLFGPETRGLPQALLDSLPPQQRIRIPMTAGNRSLNLSNAVAVVLYEAWRQQGFAEATTLPRKRS, from the coding sequence ATGTTTAATGTTGTCCTGTATCAGCCAGAGATCCCGCCCAATACCGGTAATATCATACGCCTCTGCGCCAACAGTGGCAGCACACTTCATCTAATCCACCCGCTTGGTTTTCAGCTGGAGGATAAGCAACTGCGCCGGGCCGGACTCGACTATCATGACCTTGCCTGTGTCAGGGAGCACCAAAGCCTGGAAGAGGTGACCGCTGAGGCGAAAGCTGGGCGTCTCTTTGCCTGCTCCACCCGCGGCGGCTGCAGTTATGCAGAGGTCGCCTATCAGCCGGGAGATCTTCTGCTGTTTGGCCCCGAAACACGAGGCTTGCCACAGGCGCTATTGGATAGCCTGCCGCCACAGCAGCGGATACGTATACCGATGACCGCGGGCAACCGTAGTCTCAATCTATCCAACGCCGTCGCAGTGGTGCTCTATGAAGCGTGGCGACAGCAGGGTTTTGCCGAAGCAACCACCCTCCCGAGGAAACGGTCTTAG
- a CDS encoding NAD(P)H-dependent glycerol-3-phosphate dehydrogenase encodes MSDSQPNVAVLGCGSWGTALAMLLARNGAKVMLWGHLAEEIDKLLEDGENSTFLPGRPFPPGLTPTTDLTAAVAAADEVLVVVPSHAFRAVLTHVKPLLADGTSLCWATKGLDPRSGRLLHEVATEVLGERPVAVISGPSFAGEVADSRPTAVTVASSSLDHAKRVADLLHCETFRTYTSDDVIGLEVGGAAKNVMAIGAGIADGLGFGANARAALITRGLAEITRLGLTLGGKPETFMGLGGIGDLVLTCTDNQSRNRRMGLALARGLTIDQAKAEIGQEVEGIGTTQEIYNKARQLGVEMPITEQIYQVLYRGLDPNMAVHALLGREIKAEAG; translated from the coding sequence ATGAGCGACTCACAACCCAATGTTGCTGTACTCGGTTGCGGCTCCTGGGGTACCGCCCTGGCTATGCTGTTGGCCCGCAATGGGGCTAAGGTCATGCTGTGGGGGCACCTCGCGGAGGAGATAGACAAACTTCTCGAAGACGGGGAGAACAGCACCTTCCTCCCCGGCCGCCCCTTCCCTCCCGGCCTTACCCCGACAACCGACCTTACTGCGGCGGTGGCAGCGGCGGATGAGGTGCTGGTGGTGGTGCCCAGCCACGCTTTCCGCGCCGTACTCACCCATGTCAAACCCCTGCTGGCCGACGGTACCTCCCTCTGCTGGGCAACCAAGGGGCTCGATCCCCGAAGTGGGCGACTGCTCCATGAAGTGGCGACGGAGGTTCTCGGTGAACGCCCGGTGGCGGTAATCTCCGGCCCCAGTTTTGCGGGCGAAGTTGCAGACAGCCGGCCCACCGCCGTTACCGTTGCCTCCTCATCCCTCGATCACGCCAAGCGAGTCGCCGATCTGCTCCATTGTGAGACCTTTCGCACCTACACCAGCGATGACGTCATCGGCCTCGAGGTCGGCGGCGCCGCCAAGAACGTGATGGCCATAGGTGCCGGCATTGCTGACGGCCTCGGCTTTGGCGCCAACGCCCGCGCCGCACTGATCACCCGTGGCCTGGCGGAGATTACCCGTCTCGGACTGACCCTCGGTGGTAAGCCGGAGACCTTTATGGGACTTGGTGGCATAGGCGACCTGGTGCTCACTTGTACCGATAATCAGTCACGCAACCGCCGCATGGGGCTGGCCCTCGCACGCGGTCTGACCATCGACCAGGCAAAAGCGGAGATTGGGCAGGAGGTGGAGGGTATAGGAACCACCCAGGAGATCTACAATAAAGCACGACAGCTGGGGGTGGAGATGCCGATCACTGAGCAGATTTACCAAGTACTATATCGGGGGCTCGATCCAAATATGGCGGTACACGCCCTGCTTGGCCGTGAGATCAAAGCGGAAGCGGGCTAA